Proteins from a single region of Eretmochelys imbricata isolate rEreImb1 chromosome 20, rEreImb1.hap1, whole genome shotgun sequence:
- the CYP27B1 gene encoding 25-hydroxyvitamin D-1 alpha hydroxylase, mitochondrial, producing the protein MPQTLKLASRASLLSRGFPEIWAELGFKAPARVTKTHKTLEDMPGPSALGFFTDLFCKRGLARLHELQIEGKAKYGPVWKASFGPILTVHVAEPSLIQEVMRQEGKHPIRSDLSSWKDYRACRGHAYGLLTAEGEEWQKIRSTLGKHMLKPKEVESHTGTLNGVVSDLIRRLQHQQSRHGQHVVQDVAGEFYKFGLEGISSVLFESRIGCLEPEVPKETETFIRSINRMFVMTLLTMAMPKFLHHIFPKPWKIFCESWDYMFAFAKGHIDKRMTEVAEKVSRGETVEGKYLTYYLAQEKLSMKSIYGNVTELLLAGVDTISSTLSWSLYELSRHPRVQAALHEQITGVMDGGAIPSAADVAQMPLLKAVVKEALRLYPVIPSNARVISDRDIQVGEYLIPRKTLITLCHYATSRDARFFPEPDCFKPERWLQKDATHHPFASVPFGFGKRSCIGRRIAELEVHLALARILMHFEVKPEPEGGPVRPMTRTLLVPEKDINLQFVSR; encoded by the exons ATGCCTCAGACCCTCAAGCTGGCCAGCAGGGCTTCCCTGCTCTCCAGGGGCTTCCCAGAGATCTGGGCTGAGCTCGGCTTCAAGGCACCAGCCAGAGTGACCAAGACCCACAAGACCCTGGAGGACATGCCAGGACCCAGCGCACTGGGCTTCTTCACGGATCTCTTCTGCAAAAGAGGGCTGGCCAGGCTGCATGAGCTACAG ATCGAAGGGAAAGCCAAGTACGGGCCGGTGTGGAAAGCCAGCTTTGGGCCTATCTTGACCGTCCACGTCGCGGAGCCCAGCCTGATCCAAGAGGTGATGAGACAAGAGGGCAAACACCCCATCCGCTCCGACCTGTCCTCCTGGAAGGACTACCGGGCGTGCCGCGGCCATGCGTACGGGCTGCTCACTGC GGAAGGCGAGGAGTGGCAGAAGATCCGCAGCACCCTTGGCAAACACATGCTGAAGCCCAAGGAGGTGGAGTCGCACACGGGGACCCTGAACGGCGTGGTCAGTGACCTCATCCGCCGGCTGCAGCACCAGCAGAGCCGCCATGGGCAGCACGTGGTCCAGGACGTGGCGGGCGAGTTCTACAAATTCGGCCTGGAAG GCATCTCCTCGGTGCTCTTCGAATCCCGCATCGGCTGCCTGGAGCCTGAGGTGCCCAAGGAGACCGAGACCTTCATCCGCTCCATCAACCGCATGTTCGTCATGACCCTGCTCACCATGGCCATGCCCAAGTTCCTCCACCACATCTTCCCCAAGCCCTGGAAGATCTTCTGCGAGTCTTGGGACTACATGTTCGCTTTTG CTAAGGGCCACATCGACAAGCGAATGACCGAGGTGGCAGAGAAAGTCTCACGGGGGGAGACGGTGGAAGGCAAATACCTCACTTACTACCTTGCCCAGGAGAAGCTCTCCATGAAATCCATCTATGGCAACGTGACCGAGCTGCTGCTGGCCGGGGTGGACACA ATCTCCAGCACCCTGTCCTGGAGCCTGTATGAGCTGTCCCGTCACCCCCGGGTGCAGGCAGCGCTGCACGAGCAGATCACTGGGGTGATGGACGGCGGCGCCATCCCGTCGGCCGCAGACGTGGCCCAGATGCCCCTGCTGAAGGCGGTGGTGAAGGAAGCGCTGAG GTTGTACCCGGTGATCCCCAGCAATGCCCGTGTCATCTCCGACCGAGACATCCAAGTGGGAGAATATCTCATCCCCAGGAAG ACCCTGATCACACTCTGCCACTACGCCACCTCCCGGGACGCCCGCTTCTTCCCCGAGCCCGACTGCTTCAAGCCGGAGCGCTGGCTGCAGAAGGACGCCACGCACCACCCCTTCGCCTCCGTCCCCTTCGGCTTCGGCAAGCGCAGCTGCATCGGGAGGCGCATCGCGGAGCTGGAGgtgcacctggccctggcccgg ATTCTGATGCACTTTGAGGTGAAGCCGGAGCCAGAGGGGGGCCCGGTCAGGCCCATGACCCGCACCCTCCTGGTGCCCGAGAAGGACATCAACCTGCAGTTTGTGAGCCGCTAA